A stretch of Methylogaea oryzae DNA encodes these proteins:
- the lptM gene encoding LPS translocon maturation chaperone LptM — protein sequence MKYSLILALLALLSAGCGQKGPLYLPPPEAAGDSQNGADAEQGNKAAKQQSQSQKGAR from the coding sequence ATGAAATACAGCTTGATACTCGCCCTCTTGGCGCTGCTAAGCGCCGGCTGCGGTCAAAAAGGTCCGCTCTATCTGCCGCCCCCCGAGGCCGCCGGCGATTCGCAAAACGGAGCGGACGCAGAACAAGGCAACAAGGCCGCGAAGCAGCAAAGCCAATCCCAAAAGGGCGCGCGCTAA
- a CDS encoding DUF2333 family protein, producing MSLPNPKRSNENASLSSALNPSSNDRGIYWTIGVFFAIVIGAITILGQYWSIEPTPFDVVESAMKKANVTDKSQLPVGYTYTATAISIAETLMYKRGGYLSNDVTVPSVLLDNMPNWEFGALVALRDAVTALRNHFARAQSQSKEDPDLAAGEPQLYYDHMSWGLPSSESEYQKGIESLYKYLERVGRGGGDAVFHARADNLRQYLEVLDKRLGSLSLRLSASTDVHEFTLEQQGVTTLPKTPWLAVDDIFYEARGHTWALLHILRAAEVDFKETLEGKNAYSTFLQIIHELEYAQTPTLSPVVLNGSGFGLFSNYSVTLANYVARAGAAILDLRDVLLRG from the coding sequence ATGTCACTGCCCAACCCCAAGCGTTCAAATGAAAACGCGTCGCTGAGCAGCGCCCTGAATCCATCGTCCAACGACCGGGGCATCTATTGGACCATCGGCGTATTCTTCGCCATCGTCATCGGCGCCATCACCATACTGGGCCAGTACTGGAGCATCGAACCCACCCCCTTCGACGTGGTGGAATCGGCCATGAAAAAGGCCAACGTCACCGACAAATCCCAGCTGCCGGTGGGATATACCTACACCGCCACCGCCATCAGCATCGCCGAAACCCTGATGTACAAGCGGGGCGGCTATTTGTCCAACGACGTCACCGTGCCCAGCGTGCTGCTGGACAACATGCCCAACTGGGAATTCGGCGCCCTGGTGGCCCTGCGCGACGCCGTCACCGCCCTGCGCAACCACTTCGCCCGCGCCCAGTCCCAGTCCAAGGAAGACCCGGACCTGGCGGCCGGCGAGCCGCAGCTTTACTACGACCACATGTCCTGGGGCCTGCCATCCTCCGAATCGGAATACCAGAAGGGCATCGAGTCGCTCTACAAATACCTGGAACGGGTCGGCAGGGGCGGCGGCGACGCCGTGTTCCACGCCCGCGCCGACAACCTGCGCCAATACCTGGAAGTGCTCGACAAGCGCCTCGGCAGCTTGTCCCTGCGCCTCAGCGCCAGCACCGACGTGCACGAATTCACCCTGGAACAGCAGGGCGTCACCACCCTGCCGAAAACCCCCTGGCTGGCGGTGGACGACATTTTCTACGAAGCGCGCGGCCACACCTGGGCTCTGCTGCACATCCTGCGGGCGGCGGAAGTGGACTTCAAGGAAACCCTGGAAGGCAAGAACGCCTATTCCACCTTCCTGCAGATCATCCACGAGCTGGAATACGCCCAAACCCCCACCCTCAGCCCGGTGGTGCTGAACGGCAGCGGTTTCGGCCTGTTCTCCAACTACTCGGTGACCCTGGCCAACTACGTGGCCCGCGCCGGCGCCGCCATCCTCGACTTGCGCGACGTGTTGCTGCGCGGCTAA
- a CDS encoding tetratricopeptide repeat protein, with amino-acid sequence MGGMLWPAGLLLAWLALAGPGGAQAAESGNGAAYAAIAKGDYAAARSIWSTLAGQGDAEAQYNLGVMYSRGDGGGQDLAKAVKWFQASATAGNAKAQYNLGVMYANGEGVAANDGEALKWLKLAAKQGLAKAQYSLGLMYAEGHGVAANLSAAEKWYRLAAKQGDLEAKRALEALRVRGGESGEPAAAPRSEAPPSAPPAAPPAHRDKLVTVVVPAKSPPAKKAAVVAKIKPTALPKPPPKQAAKPKIPLPKPPAKPAPKIPPKAAKR; translated from the coding sequence ATGGGTGGGATGTTATGGCCGGCGGGTTTGTTGCTGGCTTGGCTGGCGTTGGCTGGGCCGGGGGGCGCACAGGCGGCGGAGTCCGGTAATGGCGCGGCTTATGCCGCCATCGCCAAGGGCGATTACGCCGCCGCCCGCTCCATCTGGTCGACCTTGGCCGGCCAGGGCGACGCCGAGGCCCAGTACAACCTGGGGGTGATGTATTCGCGCGGCGACGGCGGCGGCCAGGATTTGGCCAAGGCCGTCAAGTGGTTCCAGGCGTCGGCCACGGCGGGCAACGCCAAGGCCCAGTACAACCTAGGCGTCATGTACGCCAACGGCGAAGGCGTGGCGGCGAACGACGGCGAAGCTTTGAAGTGGCTGAAGCTGGCCGCCAAGCAGGGCTTGGCCAAGGCCCAGTACAGCCTGGGGCTGATGTACGCGGAGGGCCATGGCGTCGCCGCCAATTTGTCCGCGGCGGAGAAGTGGTACCGGCTCGCCGCCAAGCAAGGCGACCTGGAGGCCAAGCGCGCTTTGGAGGCTTTGCGCGTGCGCGGCGGCGAAAGCGGCGAGCCGGCCGCCGCGCCGCGCAGCGAGGCGCCGCCTTCGGCTCCGCCGGCGGCGCCTCCGGCCCATCGCGACAAGCTCGTGACCGTGGTGGTGCCGGCCAAGTCGCCGCCAGCCAAGAAGGCGGCGGTGGTTGCCAAGATCAAGCCCACTGCCCTGCCGAAACCGCCGCCGAAGCAAGCGGCCAAGCCCAAAATCCCCCTTCCCAAACCGCCCGCCAAACCCGCGCCGAAGATTCCCCCCAAGGCCGCCAAGCGCTGA
- a CDS encoding ribonucleotide-diphosphate reductase subunit beta encodes MLNWDDPLAAFGGAKKPFQPLDMEPGEVPAATADEASVAAKAAAAMPARAADKVAADHHAGATGLENIEMGARRIQVDDKKIINCRADLNQLVPFKYTWAWQKYLDACANHWMPQEINMSADVALWKSQDGLTEDERTIIKRNLGFFSTADSLVANNLVLAVYRHITNPECRQYLLRQAFEEALHTHAYQYVVESLAMDEGEVFNMYREVPAVARKAEWALPYTQSLGDPTFQTGTEEDDQRLLRDLIAFYVIFEGIFFYVGFTQILSMGRRNKMTGTAEQFQYIMRDESMHMNFGIDVINQIKIENPHLWGAKFQQEIIRMIREAVEIETQYAHDTMPRGILGLNVGMFKEYMEFIANRRCAQIGLPEQYPGVGNPFPWMSEVLDLKKEKNFFETRVTEYQTGGALTWD; translated from the coding sequence ATGTTGAACTGGGACGATCCTTTGGCCGCTTTCGGCGGCGCGAAAAAACCTTTCCAGCCGTTGGACATGGAGCCGGGCGAGGTGCCCGCCGCGACGGCGGACGAGGCGTCGGTCGCCGCCAAGGCCGCCGCCGCCATGCCGGCGCGCGCCGCCGATAAAGTGGCCGCCGACCACCACGCCGGCGCCACCGGCCTGGAAAACATCGAGATGGGCGCGCGCCGCATCCAGGTGGACGACAAGAAAATCATCAACTGCCGCGCCGACTTGAACCAGCTGGTGCCGTTCAAGTACACCTGGGCCTGGCAGAAATACCTGGACGCCTGCGCCAACCATTGGATGCCGCAGGAAATCAACATGAGCGCCGACGTGGCGCTGTGGAAGAGCCAGGACGGCCTGACGGAAGACGAGCGCACCATCATCAAGCGCAACCTGGGCTTTTTCTCCACCGCGGATTCCCTGGTGGCGAACAACCTGGTGCTGGCCGTTTACCGCCACATCACCAATCCGGAATGCCGCCAATACCTGCTGCGCCAGGCCTTCGAAGAGGCGCTGCACACCCACGCCTACCAGTACGTGGTGGAATCTCTGGCCATGGACGAGGGCGAAGTATTCAACATGTACCGCGAGGTGCCGGCGGTGGCGCGCAAGGCGGAATGGGCGCTGCCCTATACCCAGTCTCTGGGCGACCCCACTTTTCAGACCGGCACCGAGGAAGACGACCAGCGCTTGTTGCGCGACTTGATCGCTTTCTACGTGATCTTCGAAGGCATCTTCTTCTACGTGGGCTTCACCCAGATCCTGTCCATGGGCCGCCGCAACAAGATGACCGGCACCGCCGAGCAGTTCCAGTACATCATGCGCGACGAGTCCATGCACATGAACTTCGGCATCGACGTGATCAACCAGATCAAGATCGAGAACCCGCACTTGTGGGGCGCCAAGTTCCAGCAGGAGATCATCCGCATGATCCGCGAAGCGGTGGAGATCGAGACCCAGTACGCCCACGACACCATGCCGCGCGGCATCCTCGGCCTCAACGTCGGCATGTTCAAGGAGTACATGGAGTTCATCGCCAACCGCCGCTGCGCCCAGATCGGCCTGCCCGAGCAATATCCCGGCGTCGGCAATCCGTTCCCCTGGATGAGCGAAGTACTGGACCTGAAGAAGGAAAAGAACTTCTTCGAAACCCGCGTCACCGAATACCAGACCGGCGGCGCGCTGACCTGGGACTGA
- a CDS encoding rubredoxin: protein MSDYKKYHCQECEHLYDEEKGDPDSGIAPGTRWADIPDDWVCPVCGAPKSFFKPVDW from the coding sequence ATGTCGGACTACAAAAAATACCACTGCCAAGAATGCGAACACCTCTACGACGAAGAGAAAGGCGACCCCGATAGCGGCATCGCTCCCGGCACCCGCTGGGCGGATATCCCCGACGATTGGGTTTGCCCGGTATGCGGCGCGCCGAAGAGCTTTTTCAAGCCGGTGGACTGGTAA
- a CDS encoding adenosylcobalamin-dependent ribonucleoside-diphosphate reductase, with protein sequence MQPAHHTEDIARLIWDSKYRYRTGDDVHDPTPADTWRRVARAVAAAEPAERPAWEQRYFDMLEQGRFLPGGRILAGAGTGRQVTLFNCFAMGLVEDSLEGILDALREGALTMREGGGIGYDFSTLRPAGSPARRAGGIASGPVSFMELWDSLCATLLSTGSRRGAMMATLRIDHPDIETFIGAKRQAGKLRNFNLSVLVSDAFMAALERDDDWPLLFPALRDEAGETLPRDWPGQAAPVPCRVHRRVPARTLWQRLMRATYDTAEPGVLFIDRINRDNNLRYRETIHTTNPCGEIPLPPYGACDLGSINLTAFVREPYTPDARWDRDGIAATAALAVRLLDGVVDISHYPLERQRRQSLNCRRLGLGITGLADALVMLGLPYGEEAARQAAAQAMETIKLAAYRTSIELAGEKGSFPALEREPYLASPFVRSLPDSLRQAIAAQGIRNSHLLAIAPTGSISLLAGNVSNGLEPVFATRYRRRLLTATGCRDYPLTPYSLRLWQSLGRTGSPPALVTADDIAPPEHMAMQAALQRHVDNAISKTINVPAEYPYADFEDLYRQAYRLGLKGCTTYRPNALRGAILSADGDATAGCCGLEREGD encoded by the coding sequence ATGCAACCGGCACACCACACCGAAGACATCGCCCGCCTGATCTGGGACAGCAAATACCGTTACCGCACCGGCGACGATGTCCACGATCCGACTCCCGCCGACACCTGGCGACGGGTGGCGCGCGCCGTCGCCGCGGCGGAACCGGCCGAACGGCCGGCGTGGGAGCAACGCTACTTCGACATGCTGGAGCAAGGCCGTTTCCTCCCGGGCGGCCGCATCCTGGCGGGCGCCGGCACCGGCCGCCAGGTGACGCTGTTCAACTGCTTCGCCATGGGGCTCGTCGAAGACTCCCTGGAAGGCATCCTCGACGCCCTCCGGGAAGGCGCGCTGACCATGCGGGAAGGCGGCGGGATCGGCTACGACTTCTCCACCCTGCGCCCGGCCGGCAGCCCCGCCCGGCGCGCGGGCGGCATCGCATCCGGGCCGGTGTCCTTCATGGAGCTCTGGGACAGCCTGTGCGCCACCCTGCTGTCCACCGGCTCCCGCCGCGGCGCCATGATGGCGACCCTGCGCATCGACCACCCGGACATCGAAACCTTCATCGGCGCCAAACGCCAAGCCGGCAAGCTGCGCAACTTCAACCTGTCGGTACTGGTGAGCGACGCCTTCATGGCGGCGCTGGAAAGGGACGACGACTGGCCCCTGCTGTTTCCGGCCCTTCGCGACGAGGCCGGCGAGACGCTGCCGCGCGATTGGCCCGGCCAAGCCGCCCCCGTCCCCTGCCGCGTCCATCGCCGCGTGCCGGCCCGGACGCTGTGGCAACGCCTGATGCGGGCCACCTACGACACGGCCGAACCCGGCGTACTGTTCATCGACCGCATCAACCGCGACAACAACCTCCGCTACCGGGAAACCATCCACACCACCAACCCCTGCGGCGAAATCCCCCTGCCGCCTTATGGCGCCTGCGACCTCGGCTCCATCAACCTGACCGCCTTCGTACGGGAGCCCTACACCCCGGACGCGCGCTGGGACCGGGACGGCATCGCCGCCACCGCCGCCCTGGCCGTGCGCCTGCTGGACGGCGTGGTGGACATTTCCCATTACCCGCTGGAACGGCAACGCCGCCAATCGCTGAACTGCCGCCGGCTGGGACTGGGCATCACCGGCCTGGCCGACGCCTTGGTGATGCTGGGACTGCCTTACGGCGAGGAGGCCGCGCGCCAAGCCGCGGCGCAGGCCATGGAAACCATCAAGCTGGCGGCTTACAGAACCTCCATCGAACTGGCAGGGGAAAAAGGCTCGTTTCCGGCGCTGGAACGGGAGCCGTACCTGGCATCGCCTTTCGTCCGATCGCTGCCGGATTCGCTGCGTCAAGCCATCGCCGCGCAGGGCATCCGCAACAGCCACCTGCTGGCCATCGCCCCCACCGGATCCATCAGCCTGCTGGCCGGCAACGTCTCCAACGGCCTGGAACCGGTTTTCGCCACGCGCTACCGGCGCCGCCTCCTCACCGCCACCGGCTGCCGGGATTACCCGCTGACGCCCTACAGCCTGCGGCTCTGGCAAAGCCTAGGCCGCACCGGCTCGCCGCCGGCGCTGGTCACCGCCGACGACATCGCTCCACCGGAGCATATGGCCATGCAGGCCGCCCTGCAGCGGCACGTCGACAACGCCATTTCCAAAACCATCAACGTGCCGGCGGAGTACCCCTACGCGGACTTCGAGGACTTGTACCGGCAGGCCTACCGGCTGGGATTGAAAGGCTGCACCACTTATCGCCCCAACGCCCTGCGGGGCGCGATACTCAGCGCGGACGGCGACGCCACGGCGGGGTGCTGCGGACTGGAGCGGGAAGGCGATTGA
- the dapF gene encoding diaminopimelate epimerase, with translation MLRFTKMHGLGNDFVVFDAVNQTVALTPDQLRQLADRHFGIGCDQILLVQAPIQPDAHFHYRIFNADGSEVSQCGNGARCFARFVREKGLCLEDEIRVDTRAGRLLLRHRPDGQITVDMGVPRFAPADIPLKAEQESVHYTAAAGSAIHRFGAVSMGNPHAVLPTDDVDTAPVDTVGPLLESHASFPERANIGFMQKIDAHHIRLRVYERGSGETLACGSGACAAAVVGIEQGLLQTPVRVDLPGGSLYIEWQGRGAPVLMSGPATTVFEGTLEL, from the coding sequence ATGCTGCGTTTCACCAAAATGCATGGCCTCGGCAACGACTTCGTCGTTTTCGACGCCGTCAACCAAACGGTAGCGCTGACGCCGGATCAGCTGCGCCAACTGGCCGACCGGCACTTCGGCATCGGCTGCGACCAAATCCTGCTGGTGCAAGCGCCAATCCAACCCGACGCCCACTTTCACTACCGCATTTTCAACGCCGACGGCAGCGAAGTCTCCCAGTGCGGCAACGGCGCCCGCTGCTTCGCCCGCTTCGTGCGGGAAAAGGGCCTGTGCCTGGAAGACGAAATCCGCGTCGACACCCGCGCAGGACGCCTGCTGCTGCGCCACCGGCCGGACGGGCAAATCACGGTGGACATGGGCGTGCCGCGCTTCGCGCCCGCCGATATCCCTTTAAAAGCGGAGCAAGAAAGCGTCCATTACACGGCCGCGGCGGGAAGCGCCATACACCGCTTCGGCGCCGTATCCATGGGCAACCCCCACGCCGTCCTGCCGACGGACGACGTCGACACCGCCCCGGTGGATACCGTGGGGCCGCTGCTGGAAAGCCACGCATCGTTTCCCGAGCGGGCCAATATCGGCTTCATGCAGAAAATCGACGCCCACCACATTCGCCTGCGCGTCTACGAACGGGGCTCGGGCGAAACCCTGGCCTGCGGCAGCGGCGCCTGCGCGGCAGCGGTGGTCGGTATAGAGCAAGGTTTGCTGCAAACGCCGGTGCGGGTCGACCTGCCCGGCGGCAGCCTGTACATCGAATGGCAAGGGCGAGGCGCGCCGGTACTGATGAGCGGCCCGGCCACCACGGTTTTCGAAGGAACCCTCGAACTATGA
- the xerC gene encoding tyrosine recombinase XerC, whose product MEEEASRQLAEFLDHLRYEKRASPHTVDNYARDLEQFRRFCAAEHIARWAEAEPYQIRQHMADRHRLELSGRTLARELSALRSFYDFLLRRQAVERNPAKGIRAPKTGRSLPHTLDVDELASLLDTPAANTLEVRDLAMWELFYSSGLRLSELVALDLEDIDWSAQSVRIRHGKGDKARVVPVGRHARSALERWLEARAALPVAAEAALFVGDKGQRLSPRTVQARLERWRKRCGFDKHLHPHMLRHSFASHLLESSGDLRAVQELLGHSDISTTQIYTHVDFQRLAAVYDQAHPRAKKRP is encoded by the coding sequence TTGGAAGAGGAAGCGAGCCGGCAGCTGGCCGAGTTTCTCGACCATCTGCGCTACGAAAAACGCGCCTCGCCACACACCGTCGACAATTACGCGCGCGACCTGGAGCAGTTCCGCCGGTTCTGCGCCGCTGAGCACATCGCCCGCTGGGCCGAGGCCGAACCCTACCAAATCCGCCAGCATATGGCCGACCGCCATCGGCTGGAACTCAGCGGACGCACCTTGGCGCGGGAACTCTCCGCCTTGCGCAGCTTCTACGACTTTCTGCTGCGCCGCCAAGCGGTCGAGCGGAACCCGGCCAAAGGCATCCGCGCGCCGAAAACCGGCCGATCGCTGCCCCACACCCTGGACGTGGACGAGTTGGCCAGCCTGCTGGACACGCCCGCCGCCAACACGCTGGAAGTCCGCGACTTGGCCATGTGGGAACTGTTTTATTCCTCCGGCCTGCGCCTGAGCGAACTGGTGGCGCTGGACCTGGAAGACATCGATTGGAGCGCCCAATCGGTACGCATCCGCCACGGCAAAGGCGACAAAGCAAGGGTGGTGCCGGTCGGACGCCACGCCCGTAGCGCCCTGGAGCGCTGGCTGGAAGCGCGCGCCGCCCTGCCCGTCGCGGCGGAAGCCGCGCTGTTCGTCGGCGACAAAGGCCAACGCCTGTCGCCCCGCACCGTGCAGGCCCGACTGGAGCGTTGGCGCAAGCGCTGCGGCTTCGACAAGCACTTGCACCCCCACATGCTGCGCCACTCTTTCGCCAGCCACTTGCTGGAATCCAGCGGCGACCTGCGCGCCGTGCAGGAGCTACTGGGCCACAGCGACATCAGCACCACCCAGATTTACACCCACGTGGACTTCCAGCGCCTGGCGGCGGTCTACGACCAAGCCCATCCCCGCGCCAAGAAGCGCCCGTAG
- a CDS encoding DUF484 family protein, translated as MNDSTGAADSNDNEAVIIAHLQAHPDFFTAHPELLEKLYIPHARGAAVSLVEKQLDLLRDKNRRLQHQLDELLDIARDNDKLFQRLHQLTLAMLDADDLETALASLADTLYQCFDADFVAVRIFLDRPDAPLSDVFLAPLGINPFGAMLAQQKPLFGRLNIEQGKLLFGADADQVASSAVVPLLRGDWQGLLGIGSRDEQRFHPAMGGLVLGRMGDIVAARLAPLLPAAG; from the coding sequence ATGAACGACAGCACCGGCGCCGCCGACTCGAACGACAACGAAGCGGTGATCATCGCCCACCTGCAAGCGCATCCGGACTTTTTCACCGCCCACCCGGAACTGCTGGAAAAGCTCTACATCCCCCACGCCCGCGGCGCGGCCGTATCCCTGGTGGAAAAGCAATTGGACCTGTTGCGCGACAAAAATCGCCGCTTGCAGCACCAGTTGGACGAGCTGCTGGACATCGCCCGGGACAACGACAAGCTGTTCCAGCGCCTGCACCAGCTTACCCTGGCCATGCTGGACGCGGACGATCTGGAAACCGCGCTGGCCTCCCTCGCCGACACCTTGTACCAGTGTTTCGACGCGGACTTCGTCGCCGTGCGCATTTTCCTGGATCGCCCGGACGCGCCGCTGTCCGACGTGTTTCTCGCCCCCCTGGGCATCAATCCTTTCGGCGCCATGTTGGCGCAGCAAAAACCCCTGTTCGGCCGGCTCAACATCGAGCAAGGCAAATTATTGTTCGGCGCCGACGCCGACCAAGTCGCCTCCAGCGCCGTGGTGCCTTTGCTGCGCGGCGATTGGCAGGGCCTGCTGGGCATCGGCAGCCGCGACGAGCAGCGCTTCCACCCGGCCATGGGCGGCTTGGTGCTGGGCCGCATGGGCGACATCGTCGCGGCGCGGCTCGCGCCGCTGCTGCCGGCGGCCGGCTGA
- the lysA gene encoding diaminopimelate decarboxylase: MKVFHYQGALFQAENQPLNAVAARYGTPCYVYSRAALENHWRAYDDAFADRPHLICYAVKANSNLALLNLLARLGSGFDIVSVGELERVLAAGGDPGKVVFSGVGKREEELRRALEVGIRCFNVETPDELNRLDRIAGELGRKAPISLRVNPDVDAQTHPYISTGLRENKFGIAIDDALDFYQKAAALPNLAVTGIDCHIGSQITNTAPFQDALQRVLNLAQRLEQAGIAIKHLDLGGGLGIRYRDETPPTPAEYAAALREKLGDTPYEILLEPGRAIVGNAGLLLTRVEYIKDTPAKRFAIVDAAMNDLLRPALYNAWQDIVAVQQDDATPEAVYDVVGPVCETGDFLGKERKLRIKPGDLLAVCSAGAYGFSMSSNYNSRPRPAEVLVDGDKTHLIRERETLAQLWQGEHLVLG, from the coding sequence ATGAAGGTTTTCCACTATCAGGGCGCGCTGTTCCAAGCGGAGAACCAGCCCTTGAACGCCGTCGCGGCGCGCTACGGCACCCCTTGCTACGTCTATTCCCGCGCCGCCTTGGAAAACCACTGGCGCGCCTACGACGACGCTTTCGCCGACCGTCCCCATCTGATTTGCTACGCAGTCAAGGCCAACTCCAACTTGGCGCTGCTTAACCTGTTGGCGCGACTGGGCTCCGGCTTCGACATCGTTTCCGTGGGCGAATTGGAAAGGGTTTTGGCCGCTGGCGGCGACCCCGGCAAAGTGGTGTTTTCCGGCGTCGGCAAGCGCGAAGAAGAACTGCGCCGCGCCCTGGAAGTCGGCATCCGCTGCTTCAACGTGGAAACGCCGGACGAGTTGAACCGGCTGGATCGCATCGCCGGCGAACTGGGCCGCAAGGCGCCCATATCGCTGCGCGTCAATCCCGACGTGGACGCACAGACCCATCCTTATATCTCCACCGGCCTCCGGGAAAACAAATTCGGCATCGCCATCGACGACGCGCTGGACTTCTACCAAAAAGCAGCCGCCTTGCCCAATCTGGCCGTCACCGGCATCGATTGCCACATCGGCTCGCAAATCACCAACACCGCCCCCTTCCAGGACGCACTGCAGCGGGTGCTGAACCTGGCGCAACGCCTGGAGCAAGCCGGCATCGCCATCAAGCACTTGGACCTGGGCGGCGGCCTGGGCATACGCTACCGCGACGAAACGCCGCCCACGCCGGCCGAATACGCCGCGGCGCTACGGGAAAAGCTGGGCGATACCCCCTACGAAATCCTGTTGGAACCGGGCCGCGCCATCGTCGGCAACGCCGGGCTGCTGTTGACCCGGGTGGAATATATCAAGGATACGCCGGCCAAACGCTTCGCCATCGTCGACGCCGCCATGAACGATTTGCTGCGGCCAGCACTCTACAACGCCTGGCAAGACATCGTCGCCGTACAACAGGACGACGCCACGCCGGAAGCGGTGTACGACGTGGTCGGTCCGGTCTGCGAAACCGGCGACTTCCTCGGCAAAGAACGCAAACTCCGCATCAAGCCGGGGGATTTGCTGGCGGTGTGCTCGGCCGGCGCCTATGGCTTCAGCATGAGCTCCAACTACAATTCGCGGCCGCGCCCGGCGGAGGTGCTGGTGGACGGCGATAAAACCCACCTGATCCGCGAGCGCGAAACCCTGGCCCAACTGTGGCAGGGCGAGCACTTGGTGCTGGGCTAA
- a CDS encoding HNH endonuclease signature motif containing protein produces the protein MQTGKPAQTYSPQTVLAVWNRATVVAGRDPKEYRKDCHGNTIRFGDHGNANSPFGWEIDRIVPSARGGGDELSNLQALQWRSSRIKNEFWPWDLAS, from the coding sequence ATGCAGACCGGCAAACCGGCGCAAACATACAGTCCGCAAACCGTTCTGGCGGTTTGGAATCGCGCCACCGTAGTGGCGGGGCGCGACCCCAAGGAATATCGTAAGGATTGCCACGGCAATACGATCCGCTTCGGCGACCATGGCAACGCCAACTCGCCGTTCGGTTGGGAAATCGACCGCATCGTGCCGTCGGCACGGGGCGGCGGCGACGAATTGAGCAACTTGCAGGCTCTGCAATGGCGCAGCAGCCGCATCAAGAACGAATTTTGGCCCTGGGATTTGGCCAGTTGA